The proteins below are encoded in one region of Helianthus annuus cultivar XRQ/B chromosome 2, HanXRQr2.0-SUNRISE, whole genome shotgun sequence:
- the LOC110932982 gene encoding uncharacterized protein LOC110932982: protein MKTLNCRAYVSYYNSLSRLIPYLITHESRCIARFIRGLAQEIKGMVKSSKPATFRSAVDLALSLTEDEKRVRATKAEGDHKRKHDDTSSRDFKKGKTGLNCYQSKPNEAKPKCKTCGKWHFGKLQHNKPKGCGICKQMDHKSHECKDLKNGNCYRWGEKGHIKTHFSKWETDAKNKATEAKKGNARAFQLTVREAVKDANVITGTFLVNDIFARVIFDSGADKSFVDYKFSKLLNLPLRNLRYYL from the coding sequence ATGAAAACTCTCAACTGTCGAGCTTACGTATCTTATTACAACTCTCTCTCAAGACTCATTCCTTATCTGATTACCCATGAGTCTAGGTGCATTGCGCGATTCATCAGAGGACTCGCTCAAGAAATCAAGGGGATGGTTAaatcttccaaacctgcaacattTAGATCTGCTGTGGATCTCGCCTTATCTCTCACTGAAGATGAGAAAAGAGTGAGAGCAACCAAGGCTGAGGGCGATCACAAGCGGAAGCATGATGACACCTCTAGTAGGGATTTTAAGAAGGGTAAGACTGGTTTGAATTGTTACCAGTCCAAACCGAATGAGGCAAAACCCAAGTGTAAAACCTGTGGGAAATGGCATTTTGGAAAACTTCAACATAATAAACCCAAAGGTTGTGGCATCTGTAAGCAGATGGACCACAAATCCCATGAGTGCAAAGATCTGAAAAACGGAAACTGTTATCGGTGGGGCGAGAAAGGGCATATAAAGACCCACTTCTCGAAATGGGAAACTGACGCCAAGAACAAGGCCACTGAAGCCAAGAAAGGCAATGCTAGAGCCTTTCAGCTGACTGTAAGGGAAGCAGTTAAAGATGCGAATGTCATTACGGGTAcgtttctcgtaaatgatatatTTGCTAGAGTCATATTTGATTCCGGAGCTGATAAGAGCTTCGTTGACTATAAATTTAGCAAACTTCTAAACCTGCCCTTAAGAAACCTTAGATATTACTTATGA